The window CGTCGCCCTCACGGAAGCGGGCCAAATCTATCACGCGCGGGCGTTGTCGATGATCGCGGATCTGGACGACACCTTGCGTGTCGTCAGCGACCTCAACCTGGCGCCTAGCGGCCCGCTGAAACTCGTATCGCCGGTGGCATTCGGCAGACGGTTCCTCGCACCGCTGATCGCGCCATTCCTCCAGATGTATCCGGGTATCCAAATGGATCTGCGGTTGACCGACAACCACAATGACATGATCGTAGGCGGCTTTGATCTCGATATTCACGAGGGCGAAAATCATCTGGCGAACCTGGTCGCCTATCCAATCTGCCGCAACGATTCATTGCTGTGTGCCACACCCGACTATCTAAGACGCAACGGCCCTCCAGCCACCCCCGCCGAACTCAGCTCACATAATTGCCTGATCTACCTGCACCCTGACAGCGACCCGCACTGGTACTTCACCAAGGATGACGTAAAGCACTCGATTTTCCCCAAGGGCAATCTGCAATCGGACAACTCGGAGCTGCTGCTTGAAGCCGTCTGTGGCGGCCTGGGTATTGCAGAATTTGAAATCTGGCTGGTGCGTGACCAGCTCTTGAGCGGTG of the Pseudomonas sp. MAG733B genome contains:
- a CDS encoding LysR family transcriptional regulator codes for the protein MTSETARIDHLGVMRALVKVVELGTFSAAAREMHVSPSTLTRMITTLEKSLGTTLLHRTTHIVALTEAGQIYHARALSMIADLDDTLRVVSDLNLAPSGPLKLVSPVAFGRRFLAPLIAPFLQMYPGIQMDLRLTDNHNDMIVGGFDLDIHEGENHLANLVAYPICRNDSLLCATPDYLRRNGPPATPAELSSHNCLIYLHPDSDPHWYFTKDDVKHSIFPKGNLQSDNSELLLEAVCGGLGIAEFEIWLVRDQLLSGELQIVLPEYRFINSLTGNQIYMAYLPNRRYSTKVRVLRDFLEDRLKGISELPPELFKCRS